From Periophthalmus magnuspinnatus isolate fPerMag1 chromosome 1, fPerMag1.2.pri, whole genome shotgun sequence:
acaaatgtTTGAAAACAAGTCTATAATAACTGGTATTACACTGCAAAACGTTATCTAGGTAAATTAAAATTACTTCATCTAAGAACATTTTACTTTATGGGAGTAGATTTAACTTGCTCAGGACAAATTTCAGTCAGTGGAATAATTCAagcaacattttgttttttcaatgtgTGCAAAAAGTTGTTGTCTTAAGTGTAACAAGTGTGAGATGGAGAggtggggaggtgttccaggacGCAGGACATGCTTGAGGGATAATGTCTCTCGGCTctcctgggaatgccttggggtcccaccggaggagctggaggaagtgtctggaatGAGGGAAGCCTAGAAGTCCCCGCTTAtgctgctgcccctgtgacccagccccggataagtggaagaaaatggatggatggaagtgtAACAAGATGTAGAAGATTCCACAAGATTCttattttaataacaaaaactcTTGTTCCATTGGTAGAAAATTTTATTTGTCAAGTGAAAGTTACTCAACTCAGGTAACATTTTCTTAGCTCAAGCAATTTTAACTTTGctaaatttaactttttgtgtgtgtgagtgtacatgttttcccctcttcctcttcttgatGACATTTTGCAAAATATCACCAAGAACCACAACCACATAAGACTTCACAAACTCTCCCATTGTCTGAGTTTTTAAAGCGACAGTGACTCTTACTAACGATGAATGTTTACCCAAGTGTTTACCCAGGTATTTTTACAACACCTAAAATCTAAAGGTATATGAAGTAACATTTTTGTGTGGGCTGTTGTAATTACAGAACCTGAAATATCTGGATATTTCCAACAACAACTTGAAGTCTGCTGCGCTCAGTATGAAGCCACATGTTTTAAGTCTGAAATATCTGGGCCTAAACCACAACAATATCAACATTCTGAAGACTGATGACTTTAACTTCCTCAAACAATCTTCATTACTAGTGCTCAACTTTTCATCTGTACCACTGACAACAGTAAGTCTTTTAAGTGTAAAAGGGAACTGAAATTGACTGGAGGCTGGAAGTAGAAACTGGATATTTCATCTTTGTTTCGAAATGTGCATACAGTTGTGTCTcactatttgttttatttcaggtgGAACCTGGAAGCTTCAAAAACATTGCAAGTCTCCGTACTCTAGTATTAGATGGCAGCAAAATTGGAACTCCAGTTCTATCAAAACTCTGCATGGAGCTTTCAGGGTCTAACATCGAAGCTCTTTCTCTCAAAAACATGGAGCTAGCGTCCCTCGCCAATAACACATTCACAGGATTGACAAACACCAATTTAAGCAGCATAGATTTATCCGGCAATGAATTGACTAAAATAGAAATAGGTTCCTTTTTGGGGCTACACAAACTTCAGTCTCTAATTATGTCtgaaaacaagattaaacaACTAAAACAGGGCACATTTGAAGGACTTCAAAGTTTAAAGATGCTGAATTTGACCCGAGCTCTTGACTCCAAACTTGCCTCTCACCCAAGTATAGAGAACTTTGCCTTCCAGCATCTGGGTGCTCTAGAGACTCTGATATTGCAATCATCTGCAGTTGGTGAAATCACGCAGCATACCTTTAGTGGTCTCACAAGTCTACAAGATCTAGATTTAAGTTGGACAAAAATGTCCTCAAGTAAAGTCATAACTAATCTGACTTTTGCCTCACTTGCAGCATCTCCTCTTGGGAAGTTAAACCTTAAAGCAACTGCTCTCAGACAAATTCATcttggagcattcacgtttttAACCAATCTCACAGAGTTACATCTGGAATcaaattacattacacaaaCTCTGGCTGGTGACGAATTTGAAGGACTTGGACAACTTGAAGAACTGTACTTGTTCAAAAACGATAAAATTACTTTGACTTCATCTTCCTTCTTCCATGTTCCAAACCTTAAGATACTAATGTTAGGTAAAAGTCTTATTGGTACAACTCTAGACATGGAACCTTCTCCATTCAAGCCTCTGTCCAAACTAACTATTCTTGATCTAAGCAACAATAACATGGCAAACATTCAGGAAACATTGTTGGAAGGGCTGGTCAACTTGAAAGTGCTTTACCTCCAACATAACAATTTTGCTCGCTTGTGGAAGAGCGCTAATGTTGGTGGGCCGGTAATGTTCCTTAAATTCACACCCAATCTTGTAAAACTTGAATTGGACAGCAATGGTTTTGATGAGATTCCCGAAAACGGCCTGAAAGGATTGTTCAACCTTACCCAATTGAGTCTCTCCAGTAATCTTCTAAATAGCTTGAAAGATGGTATATTTGATGATTTACATTCATTGCAAGAGTTAAAACTGCAAAAGAACATGATAACTTCAGTGACGCCTCAGGTATTTCGGACTCCGGTGACCAACTTGAAGGTACTCATCATGGACAAGAACCCGTTTGATTGTACATGTGAAAGCATCTTCTGGTTTCTCACTTGGCTTAATAGCACCAATGCCAGTGTACCAGATCGTGGACAAGAGTACATTTGCAATACACCTCTATCGTACTTCAACAAGTCCATCATGAAGTTTGATACTTTTTCTTGCAAGGACACGACCCCATTCCAGGCCCTGTACATCTTGAGCAGCACTACTGTCCTCCTGCTGATGGTTACGGCTCTTGTTGTGCGATTCCAAGGATGGAGGATTCAGTTCTATTGCAATATTCTAATCAGTCGCACGTTAGGATTGAGCGATGCCAAAGCTGAAGAGGGGAGATCCTTTGAGTTTGATGCGTATGTAATCCATGCAGAACAGGATGCAGGTTGGGTGGAGAGAAGGATGCTTCCGTTAGAGAAGCAGCAGTGCAGATTCTGTTTGGAGGACAGAGATTCAGTACCAGGAATGTCACAGCTTGAGTCCATTGTGGATAACATGAGACGGTCGAGAAAGATCCTGTTTGTCGTTACAGACAATCTCCTCAACGACCCCCAGTGTAGAcggtaattataattttaatttacctcACGATTAACATCAGCAACAGCAAAAGGGTGATCACAGCAGTTACAAATCAATATATTATCGTATCGTACATAATATTTCTGATCACAAAGCATGTATACTCAGATAATAATCAACAATAAACTAGAataaaactagatattcatttgtcCAGAACTGAATAAATACTGAAAGACTAACCTCAAACTTTGAAATTTAGAAACTACTCCTACTCGTACTTCTACTATTaccactgctaccactactaatattaaagaaacatgTACATCTGTAGGAAACGGCATCATTGTGGCATTGGATTAGTTTTCAAGTATCAGCCTTTTTCTTGAAattaaaattgagtttgaaatattGTAATTACAGAATATAATATGGGTCACAGGAGAGCCAAaataatacatgtaaatatataaGATTTCATAATAGTAATAGGTTCTCAAACAGctgatttattttatcattatttatacagaAGGACTGACCTGAGGTAttacttttgttctgtttggcaCTGCAGGTTCACAGTCCACCACGCCCTGCACCAAGTGATAGAAGACAGCCGGGACTCTGTGATTTTGGTCTTGCTGGAGGACATTCATGACTACAAACTGTCCCGGACCCTGTTTCTGCGCAGGGGGATGCTCAGGCCCTGCTGTGTTGTGGATTGGCCCCCCCAGAGAGAGAGGGTCCCTGCCTTTCACCAGAACCTGCTCATTGCTTTGGGCAAGACGAACCACTGGCTCCAATAACTTTTAATAATTAAAGGAAAATAATCACTTCATTACTTCAATTTTAATAATTAGCTGATAATACAGTTTATTGGTTTGTGGAGACTCAAAGTTATGCTGAAAAGGGACAAATGTGTGAACTGAGGtaaaatttatttgtataacatgattatgcttttttcattttttggtgatttttagtttagttaagaTATATTTAAGATTAagaatttaaataatgcaagattttgaaatgtatgaagCCCAGTGGtatgaatgggaaaaatgtattattttataatgctgccatctagtggtacATATGGTAAAGTGTTACCTCTTTGACtagctgtttattttatgtatattaaATGCTTCCatgacccaaaaaaaaaacaactcagaaAATCTCGAGGAACATAAGTAGAGTGTTTCATGGTGACTGTTCCAGgaataaacatggagaatcattATTTccgttttatgcagctaaaacctggaatagtcttcttgaaaatgtgagacagactttgacaatgtttaaatccaggctcaaaacggttctgttcagctatgtatacgactgaaaggtttttattctgcgctcttctcttttaatgttcattttgtgatgattatttatgttttgatttgtttgtactgtgattttaatgtttttcttattctgtaaagtactttgaattactttgtgtatgaattgtgctctacaaataaacttgtcttgcctgtTTGATTAATCAGCTTATTACTTAAGCAGACATTTGCTCGAGCTGCATGCTCATGCGTTTTAACATTGAAACCAGTGTCGTTACACACAACACTGAAGGCAGTAAGTATAACAGCTATAGTTCCACCCACTTTTCCAGTAAACCACACTTTACTGTGGTGGCTCTTCTGATTAAGCTGAAATTCCATTCATTTCAGTGGAGAATTTGAGATAAAGTTTCACTGAAAATGATAGtaagttgatttgtgtaaaatgttcatatgcACAAAAAGGAAACACTGCGCTGATTCTCTGGAGAGTTTAAACTGCTTTGTAGTCCGTATCTTCCTATTCCCATCCTCATTACTGAGGATTGAAGCTCATGGATCATCTCCACCAGCTTCCTCCACAGGCTCCGTTGTCTTGCCAAGGCTGTGCACTTCCCAAGAGATgttttggtccagtcttggACATCACTCTATTGTCTTTTTTGTCTCCTTCTCATCCTCTTGCCATCTATATTAGGATGTCCCTGTTGacccaggacagtcccagttttgagccttgTGTCTCCTGTCCcaacagatttatccaaaaccagtgatttgtcctagttttattcaagaaatgtcCGAGGTGTCCCTATATGATACTGGCCAAATCGTAAAGGACATAGATTCTCATTTGTTTGGCCAAATTACAGAAAGACATGCTTGAAAATGAACTCATGGAAGACAAAAATATGTACTCAATTGCACTGACTGAATTCTCCCACATTAAACTGACCTAGTTCTAGTCACCCTAATCTACACACCGTTCTAGCATCTCAATGCAGATATTTTGGGTCCTGATGATACGACCACAGTGCTGTAGTCTCCTTTTTCTGATACTTGATATTAGTTGAGGTTTGAACGCTTCCAGTCTGTTAATGTCGACAGCAGGAGTGTCACGATAATGaatatatcgacttatcgttcagtatatgacagatggaacaattttgtttttgttgacatcCCGTAGGGTCCAAGTGTTATCAGGAGTCTACGTTTGGTGCTGTAATGCAGAGCTGGATCACGCCTCAGTGGCAaggaaagtaattcaaagtgatttgcagaataagaaagactttgAAGGAGCTCAGGGCAGGTCTTGCTGCCTCCAGTCACTCCAGCTGCTCTGGTCCCTGGTGACTGCCATTACTTTAGTTTTCTTTGTGCTGATTTCAAGTTGTAATTCTCTTGACACTGCCTTGTTTAGCAGAAGCTGAAGTCTTTCTCGTGATGTTGATGTAAGGGCTATGTCATCTCCGAAACTTATGTTGTTAATGTTTCTGCTTGTTTTTACTTCTAGAATACAGTCTAAATGGTAGAGTCAGGGCAAACTCGATTGACTTTTCCTATTATGAAATCAGAATCCTTCCACTGAGTTAAAGCTTATCAGTTCACACAGGTTTACAGCTCTGTCTATCTTTGTGTGCATGTCATGAGGGCAGGAGAGTGCAGTGTTTGGAACTTATCCAAAAACATCTACATTTGTTCTCTAATATGGGTCACGAGGCAGCTTGTGCTAACATGATTCAGAGAACTGTGCAAAGAGCACAGGTGAATGGAGTCCACATTATATCAGTGGTGATAATCAGCAAGCACACTTGAAGTGCATATCAATATTTAGTTGATAACAATTAATGACatcacttttttatacaaactgtAGTCcaaattagtatatttatttttacttacatATACTGAGCTATTCTGGAGCTAAATTAGAGAAGCTGAGACCTAcatagtttatttgtatattggACTGTATTTGACTACGCACTTCATatatgtgtatgaatgtatgtgtgtgtgtgggtgtgtgtgataAAGTATTGATGGTTGATGAACTGAGGCTCAGAGAAGGCAAACTAATAGTAATTGAGACCTCTGTgaatgttttgatgagggaacaacatcatTATATGGTTATAAGCTAAAAACTAATATTTTGTATAAAATACAcatgtctcctttaatattCAATGTGTTCCTAGCATTCTGGAGTAGTGTACGTACCTCCTCACAGTAACACAGACCAAGTTCAGCAGAGTTCATATTCCTCAGGACAGACCTAATCAAAGAAAGGCCCCTACATCCTGTCCCGTCAATCATTCACTTTATTGCAATTTCAACACTGACCCTCCTGCATCATCCATATCTGatcaaatacataataataatgctaaagGAAGTAACGTTTTTTCAGATTAAAAAAAGTAGGTGGTTCCTCAAAGTCCCCTCCcccctgtgtttgtgtttataaaagtcCAGGCACTTGAAGATCAAGCACTGTGTTTCTAATACAATCGTATACACACAGAGGAAATGGCAGTACTCTTAGGCACCTACTCGCTTCCAATGATCTTGGTCAGCGCTTTCATCTTAGCTCTAACATACATCACATACAAACTGCTAGGTGACTATGTTTCCAAGTATATCACTATGAAGCCCATTCCTGAGATGGGGACAACATTCCCCATCATTGGAAATGCACACCAGCTGAAAACCGACTCAGAAGGTAAGACACTTTTTAAGGGGAACTTTCACACCTGTTAGTCTGGTTAATTGGCTGGATTGGGGGCTAAAGATGAAACACCGTTACTGTTTTCATTTGGCGCGAATCAAACAACGGCTCAAATGAACCAAATGAAGTGAAAACAGAATATCCTGCTTGGTGGCGCTGCATTGCAAATAGTGCAGGAATCAACAACAAAGTAGAAACCGCGTTCACCCATTGACCAGAGGAATGTCCCTACATCATCTGTTTCTTGTTAAATCAAACTGCATCCCATTTTAGCAATGTCACATGCACTCCACAGGGGCTCATGAGCTAACGAGGCATCAGAGCAGGAGAAAGTTTACTTCAGGAACATGAGAGCTGCAGGTAGTGAAGGGACTTTTGGCTCCTTagtgggatctgaatcttttggatctgttctctTCAAAGCCCCGTtaaaaagactggctctttttatattgatttgtaTGACAGAAGTCACAGTGAGaacttgttttatttacaagctAATCACAGGGAGAAATGGCTAAggctcagatctgtttaaaatggttcaaactgagagtgggagtgtgtttaccatTTGGAATTATGCACAAATAAAACGTTATCATTAGCTGCAGGATACGAGCGGATGAATCACAGAGTTATGACAACTTTATTATCAGTGTCCAAGATAATACACGAGTGCACTATTATATGAGaataaacacatgtaaataTTGTGAGGATTCGGAACAGCTCTTCGCTTTACAAGGCCGTGTAACTGATTAGCTTCAACACCACTGGTTTTTGTTATTGGTCGTCCCCGAAACCGCAGTCAGCGATTAATAATCTCCTCCTCAATATACGGCTTGTCACGACCAGTGTCTCCTACTTTGATCGTGATTCTGGGATTTATTTTGTTCATACTCACTGCGCTATGGAGGCTTGTTTAGATCAAAAAGGCCGAGTTGGGTTGAATCGCGGCCGGGTAGCGTTCACATCACTAGCGGACTGCACTGGAGTCCACTTAAAACCGTATTGAGACCAGCTCCAGAAATGGTTATTACTTCTCatgtgcataaaaaaaaaaaaataactgttttgaaaattgcaCACTTGAtatttctaaatgtacaatcttAACTATTGAAAAGGACTTAAAGGAAAGAAAGTGTTCTTCAAATGTTCTTTTTGCATACTGTTTTACTTGTTAATATCAGTGTAAATGCTGTTCTTTCCAGCATTCTTTAACCAGGTGGTGGACCTCAGTAACCAATTCTACACACTACCAATGTATAAGATTTGGATTGGAACTGTCCCTTTTGTCATCCTGTACCATCCTGACACTGTTGAGGTAAAGCACATTTCCTGGGTTCTATAAATGGTCTTATGTAGGAGCAAATTATGTTAGAGCTACTTGGCAAAATGGTAGAAACTTTACAGCTGTTTCGCAAAATGGTAGAAACATCAGTAACCACAGCATACGACTAAATGTACTATATACAGAGGATTTATACTTTGCTTTCATCATTGTTATTGGTAAATCTTAGAAAGAAGTAGAATTCACAATCAAAATGTGTACCATAATTTCTTTATGATACAGGCCATTCTGAACAACCCCATCCACATGGACAAAGCTCACGCATACACCTTCCTCCACCCCTGGCTTGGGACAGGTCTGCTCACAAGGTACAGCTTTATTATGAATCCTGTTTGTTGTATAGTCTAAAAGTGACAGCATTTTCCTCAGAGTGGTGCTATCTCTgctattaaactataacatacgtAGACAattgttttactgtttatttgttctgtttcttctaagactcacaaacaaaatagcaaaataataataacagtatcatatagagcgggttaatacgaacattttaagaccaaaatatgtaaagtgatttggattcgatggagccggaagtgttcTCATACTAACTAACTGAAAATGATCAGTCGGTCATGGTTTTGGCTTAAACCAATCGGGACATATCAGGATATTCAAACTACTGAGTGTGTCACAACAGTAGAACAATCACACACTGCACAAAGCGCTTCCCTCTGCGTGTTTTTCAAGTACGTCTGACTACTAACGTGAATAAGTTCTATGTCGTCTTCTCCCTAACTgtggctttttttgtttttccttaatGCCCACAGCACTGGCACCAAATGGcgacagaggaggaagatgcTGACCCCAACCTTCCACTTCTCTATTCTGACTGACTTCCTGGACGTGATGAATGAGCAGGCTGAGATCCTGGTGGAGAAGCTGCAGAAGAAGGCTGGCAAGGGAGTGTTTAACTGCTTCCCTGACGTCACCCTGTGTGCTCTGGACATTATCTGTGGTCAGTAGTGTGCATCAAAACCTACTACACGATATGCTAGTGCCACATACAAAGAGAGTAACAGTTTATTCCACTTGCTGTGTGtcaaatgtaacaaagtaaattgGTAGTGatcatttttttatgtgtcGGTGCTTCAAAATACCAGCCGCTCCAACTCATTAAGTGGGTGGAGGCTGATGATTATTGCATTTTCCCATGTTTTGAAGTGATTAATAGTTtagtgatattttttttgttttt
This genomic window contains:
- the tlr3 gene encoding toll-like receptor 3 isoform X2; the encoded protein is MKRHKVLRAIPPHARHFPHLQWLIAFCFTIGLTECIPPKKESCVVRNGHADCSHMSLNEIPQNLSHNISSLDISHNRIVRIAHQCLKPYPELVRLDASFNSISKLDEKMCQVLPFLQTLNLEKNQLDPKTQDLSQCRNLVWLNVASNRLKLQQEPFAGLQNLKYLDISNNNLKSAALSMKPHVLSLKYLGLNHNNINILKTDDFNFLKQSSLLVLNFSSVPLTTVEPGSFKNIASLRTLVLDGSKIGTPVLSKLCMELSGSNIEALSLKNMELASLANNTFTGLTNTNLSSIDLSGNELTKIEIGSFLGLHKLQSLIMSENKIKQLKQGTFEGLQSLKMLNLTRALDSKLASHPSIENFAFQHLGALETLILQSSAVGEITQHTFSGLTSLQDLDLSWTKMSSSKVITNLTFASLAASPLGKLNLKATALRQIHLGAFTFLTNLTELHLESNYITQTLAGDEFEGLGQLEELYLFKNDKITLTSSSFFHVPNLKILMLGKSLIGTTLDMEPSPFKPLSKLTILDLSNNNMANIQETLLEGLVNLKVLYLQHNNFARLWKSANVGGPVMFLKFTPNLVKLELDSNGFDEIPENGLKGLFNLTQLSLSSNLLNSLKDGIFDDLHSLQELKLQKNMITSVTPQVFRTPVTNLKVLIMDKNPFDCTCESIFWFLTWLNSTNASVPDRGQEYICNTPLSYFNKSIMKFDTFSCKDTTPFQALYILSSTTVLLLMVTALVVRFQGWRIQFYCNILISRTLGLSDAKAEEGRSFEFDAYVIHAEQDAGWVERRMLPLEKQQCRFCLEDRDSVPGMSQLESIVDNMRRSRKILFVVTDNLLNDPQCRRFTVHHALHQVIEDSRDSVILVLLEDIHDYKLSRTLFLRRGMLRPCCVVDWPPQRERVPAFHQNLLIALGKTNHWLQ
- the tlr3 gene encoding toll-like receptor 3 isoform X1; its protein translation is MLFLCHWKKQSKVLRAIPPHARHFPHLQWLIAFCFTIGLTECIPPKKESCVVRNGHADCSHMSLNEIPQNLSHNISSLDISHNRIVRIAHQCLKPYPELVRLDASFNSISKLDEKMCQVLPFLQTLNLEKNQLDPKTQDLSQCRNLVWLNVASNRLKLQQEPFAGLQNLKYLDISNNNLKSAALSMKPHVLSLKYLGLNHNNINILKTDDFNFLKQSSLLVLNFSSVPLTTVEPGSFKNIASLRTLVLDGSKIGTPVLSKLCMELSGSNIEALSLKNMELASLANNTFTGLTNTNLSSIDLSGNELTKIEIGSFLGLHKLQSLIMSENKIKQLKQGTFEGLQSLKMLNLTRALDSKLASHPSIENFAFQHLGALETLILQSSAVGEITQHTFSGLTSLQDLDLSWTKMSSSKVITNLTFASLAASPLGKLNLKATALRQIHLGAFTFLTNLTELHLESNYITQTLAGDEFEGLGQLEELYLFKNDKITLTSSSFFHVPNLKILMLGKSLIGTTLDMEPSPFKPLSKLTILDLSNNNMANIQETLLEGLVNLKVLYLQHNNFARLWKSANVGGPVMFLKFTPNLVKLELDSNGFDEIPENGLKGLFNLTQLSLSSNLLNSLKDGIFDDLHSLQELKLQKNMITSVTPQVFRTPVTNLKVLIMDKNPFDCTCESIFWFLTWLNSTNASVPDRGQEYICNTPLSYFNKSIMKFDTFSCKDTTPFQALYILSSTTVLLLMVTALVVRFQGWRIQFYCNILISRTLGLSDAKAEEGRSFEFDAYVIHAEQDAGWVERRMLPLEKQQCRFCLEDRDSVPGMSQLESIVDNMRRSRKILFVVTDNLLNDPQCRRFTVHHALHQVIEDSRDSVILVLLEDIHDYKLSRTLFLRRGMLRPCCVVDWPPQRERVPAFHQNLLIALGKTNHWLQ